A part of Amycolatopsis lurida genomic DNA contains:
- a CDS encoding ferritin-like domain-containing protein codes for MTGRSTEPSRRTFLRMGALAALAVPLASACSPGFDESPDPLGPLLRAAEADAAGAKTLGAEGEAVATARAAHAAALKTEVDRLNRPKPEQPGPAAIPPPSSLDGLKERLATARKQAEGLVPSLPRYRAGMVASIAAGCAALQQSSEKLGRGDDAGAFEVPAGVQLGGETAEAVQQALAAEHAAIWVYGLVSAYLPAAFSGAVARGTAEHVKRRDVCERMLSAAGQAPTGPEAAYVPPRPVTEANSAMELVATAEADATSAWLGVIDRTDDAALRTTALNALIGSARRGTAWRAEFGAKPVAIAMPGQSA; via the coding sequence GTGACCGGAAGATCGACAGAGCCGAGCCGTCGCACTTTCCTGCGGATGGGAGCGCTGGCCGCGCTGGCCGTGCCGCTGGCGTCCGCCTGCTCCCCCGGCTTCGACGAAAGCCCCGACCCGCTGGGCCCGTTGCTGCGCGCGGCGGAGGCCGACGCGGCCGGCGCGAAGACGCTGGGCGCCGAGGGCGAAGCGGTCGCCACCGCGCGGGCCGCGCACGCGGCGGCGCTCAAGACCGAGGTGGACCGGCTCAACCGGCCGAAGCCGGAGCAGCCGGGTCCGGCGGCGATACCGCCGCCCTCGTCGCTGGACGGGCTCAAGGAGCGGCTCGCCACGGCCCGCAAGCAGGCCGAGGGCCTCGTGCCTTCGCTGCCCCGCTACCGCGCCGGGATGGTCGCCTCGATCGCCGCGGGCTGCGCGGCGCTGCAGCAGAGTTCGGAGAAGCTCGGCCGCGGCGACGACGCCGGCGCGTTCGAAGTACCCGCCGGAGTCCAGCTCGGCGGGGAGACGGCGGAGGCCGTCCAGCAGGCGCTGGCCGCCGAACACGCGGCGATCTGGGTGTACGGGCTGGTCAGCGCGTACCTGCCGGCCGCCTTCTCCGGCGCGGTGGCCCGGGGCACGGCCGAGCACGTCAAACGACGGGACGTCTGCGAGCGGATGCTTTCCGCGGCGGGTCAGGCGCCCACCGGCCCGGAGGCCGCGTACGTGCCGCCGAGGCCGGTGACCGAGGCGAACTCGGCGATGGAGCTGGTGGCGACGGCCGAGGCGGACGCGACTTCGGCCTGGCTCGGCGTGATCGACCGGACGGACGACGCGGCTTTGCGGACGACGGCGCTGAACGCGCTGATCGGGTCGGCGCGGCGGGGTACGGCCTGGCGGGCGGAGTTCGGCGCGAAGCCGGTGGCGATCGCGATGCCGGGCCAGTCGGCGTAG
- a CDS encoding YlxR family protein: MGCRKRALIGELLRVVAADGRLIVDERRRLPGRGAWLHPVPDCLAKAERRRAFPRALRVPGSLDAQGVHERLERHAEG, from the coding sequence GTGGGTTGCCGTAAGCGGGCCTTGATCGGCGAGTTGCTGCGAGTGGTCGCGGCGGACGGTCGGCTGATCGTCGACGAACGTCGGCGGTTGCCGGGCCGGGGTGCTTGGTTGCACCCCGTGCCGGACTGTCTGGCCAAGGCCGAGCGGCGCAGGGCGTTCCCCCGAGCACTACGTGTTCCGGGGTCGCTCGACGCCCAGGGTGTCCACGAACGCCTGGAGCGGCACGCCGAAGGCTAA
- the nusA gene encoding transcription termination factor NusA yields MNVDIAALRAIERDKDIPFETVIEAIETALLTAYKHTEGHQPHARIDIDRKSGLVRVLAHTLTPDGQTDEEWDDTPEGFGRIAATTARQVILQRLRDAEHEKTFGEFSAKENEIVAGVVQRDARANARGMVVIQVGDIEGVLPAIEQVPGETYEHGDRIKAYVVTVSRGNRGPQITLSRSHPKLVHKLFALEVPEIADGTVEIAAVAREPGHRTKIAVRSTVPGVNAKGACIGPVGARVRNVMSELAGEKIDIIDFSEDPAKFVGNALSPAKVVSVQVVDERAKTARVVVPDYQLSLAIGKEGQNARLAARLTGWRIDIRSDAAPEQGDEAHAGQARPAAATGSAE; encoded by the coding sequence GTGAACGTCGACATCGCCGCGCTGCGCGCGATCGAACGGGACAAGGACATCCCCTTCGAGACGGTGATCGAAGCGATCGAAACCGCGCTCCTCACCGCGTACAAGCACACCGAGGGCCACCAGCCGCACGCCAGGATCGACATCGATCGCAAGAGCGGGCTGGTCCGTGTCCTCGCGCACACCCTCACCCCGGACGGCCAGACCGACGAGGAGTGGGACGACACCCCCGAGGGCTTCGGCCGGATCGCGGCGACCACCGCGCGACAGGTCATCCTGCAGCGGCTGCGCGACGCCGAGCACGAAAAGACGTTCGGCGAGTTCTCCGCCAAGGAGAACGAGATCGTCGCCGGCGTGGTGCAGCGCGACGCCAGGGCCAACGCCCGCGGCATGGTCGTCATCCAGGTCGGCGACATCGAAGGCGTGCTGCCCGCGATCGAGCAGGTGCCCGGCGAGACCTACGAGCACGGCGACCGGATCAAGGCCTACGTCGTGACCGTCTCGCGTGGCAACCGGGGCCCGCAGATCACGCTGTCCCGCTCGCACCCGAAGCTGGTGCACAAGCTGTTCGCCCTCGAGGTCCCCGAAATCGCCGACGGCACGGTCGAGATCGCCGCCGTCGCGCGGGAGCCGGGACACCGGACCAAGATCGCGGTCCGCTCGACGGTGCCCGGCGTCAACGCCAAGGGCGCCTGCATCGGCCCGGTCGGCGCGCGCGTGCGCAACGTGATGAGCGAACTGGCGGGCGAGAAGATCGACATCATCGACTTCTCGGAAGACCCGGCGAAGTTCGTGGGGAATGCGCTGTCGCCCGCGAAGGTTGTTTCCGTACAGGTCGTCGACGAGCGGGCCAAGACCGCTCGGGTCGTCGTCCCGGACTACCAGCTTTCGCTCGCGATCGGCAAGGAAGGGCAGAACGCCCGCCTCGCCGCCCGGCTCACCGGCTGGCGGATCGACATCCGCAGTGACGCCGCCCCTGAGCAGGGTGACGAAGCACACGCCGGGCAGGCGCGGCCCGCCGCGGCAACCGGTTCGGCTGAGTGA
- the rimP gene encoding ribosome maturation factor RimP, translated as MPNDLASRLEPIVAEAVTAAGFDLDSFEVQQAGRRQLVKVVVDGDDGVGLDEVASVSRAVSAALDENEHVIASAYTLEVTSPGLDRPLTLRRHWRRAKFRLVKVTPAEGAAFIGRVGHAGEKSARVLVDGEIRDVPYASVTKAVIEIEFKQPPAEDLKLLENDASALNAATTEPKEEPK; from the coding sequence GTGCCCAACGACCTCGCCAGCAGGCTGGAGCCCATCGTGGCCGAAGCCGTCACGGCCGCGGGTTTCGACCTCGATTCCTTCGAGGTCCAGCAGGCAGGCCGCCGCCAGCTGGTCAAGGTCGTCGTCGACGGGGACGACGGCGTCGGGCTGGACGAGGTGGCGAGCGTCAGCCGCGCCGTCTCCGCCGCGCTCGACGAGAACGAGCACGTGATCGCCAGCGCGTACACGCTCGAAGTCACCTCGCCGGGTCTCGACCGGCCGCTGACCTTGCGACGGCACTGGCGGCGCGCGAAGTTCCGCCTCGTCAAGGTCACACCGGCCGAAGGCGCGGCGTTCATCGGCCGCGTGGGGCACGCGGGGGAGAAATCCGCGCGAGTGCTCGTGGACGGCGAAATCCGGGACGTCCCCTACGCCTCGGTGACCAAGGCGGTCATCGAGATCGAGTTCAAGCAACCACCTGCCGAGGACCTGAAACTGTTGGAAAACGATGCGTCGGCCCTGAACGCCGCCACCACGGAGCCGAAGGAGGAGCCGAAGTGA